A stretch of the Malus sylvestris chromosome 10, drMalSylv7.2, whole genome shotgun sequence genome encodes the following:
- the LOC126586016 gene encoding uncharacterized protein LOC126586016 — protein MKYILVTGGVVSGLGKGVTASSIGLLLKACGLRVTSIKIDPYLNTDAGTMSPVEHGEVFVLDDGGEVDLDLGNYERFLDIKLTRDNNITTGKIYQDVIDRERRGDYLGKTVQVVPHITDAIQEWIERVAKIPVDGQSGAADVCVIELGGTIGDIESMPFIEALGQFSYRVGGDNFCLIHVSLVPVLNVVGEQKTKPTQHSVRGLRCLGLTPHIIACRSTTALEENVKTKISHFCHVQKENVITLYDVPNIWHIPLLLRDQKAHEAIFKVLNLQGLTKEPELEEWTSRAETCDKLHDPVRIAMVGKYTSLTDAYLSVQKALVHASVARGKKLFVDWVSAEDLEEATAKEKPDAYKAAWKLLKDADGMLVPGGFGDRGVEGKILAAKYAREKRIPFLGICLGMQIAVIEVARSVLGLKDAHSTEFDPDTKNPCVIFMPEGSKTHMGGTMRVGSRRTYFQSTDCKSAKLYGNKRFIDERHRHRYEVNPEMVARLENSGLSFTGKDETGQRMEIVELRNHPYFIGVQFHPEFKSRPGKPSALFLGLIAAACGQLDNLFQGSESKRNVPNVAANDMLSQRNIVPNGASNDMLSQRTTVPNAASNHVFQAACGRNIPKGAAKAYQNGAVTKFANRAQDGAYSIFKGMQL, from the exons ATGAAGTATATTTTGGTGACGGGAGGAGTAGTAAGTGGACTTGGGAAAGGAGTGACTGCTAGCAGTATTGGCCTTCTTCTCAAAGCTTGTGGACTTCGAGTCACTTCCATTAAAATTG ATCCTTACCTAAACACCGATGCCGGAACTATGTCCCCAGTTGAGCATGGTGAAGTGTTTGTGTTGGATGATGGTGGTGAG GTGGACTTGGACCTTGGAAACTATGAACGATTTCTAGACATCAAGCTGACCCGTGATAATAATATTACTACTGGAAAGATTTACCAG GATGTTATTgacagagagagaaggggagatTATCTGGGAAAAACTGTCCAG GTTGTCCCTCACATCACAGATGCAATCCAAGAGTGGATCGAGCGTGTAGCAAAAATTCCGGTGGATGGACAGTCAGGTGCAGCTGATGTTTGTGTCATCGAATTGGGTGGAACTATag GTGATATTGAATCCATGCCCTTCATTGAGGCACTAGGACAGTTCTCATACCGCGTCG GTGGTGACAACTTTTGCTTGATTCATGTGAGCCTTGTGCCTGTTTTGAATGTTGTTGGTGAGCAG AAAACAAAACCAACACAACACAGCGTTCGTGGACTGAGATGTCTGGGTTTGACACCGCATATCATAGCTTGTCGCAGTACAACG GCCCTAGAAGAGAACGTGAAGACGAAAATCAGTCACTTTTGCCATGTACAG AAAGAGAACGTCATCACTCTCTACGACGTTCCCAACATCTGGCACATTCCATTACTTTTAAGA GATCAGAAAGCTCATGAAGCAATCTTCAAAGTGCTCAACCTTCAAGG ATTAACGAAGGAACCTGAATTGGAAGAGTGGACTTCTAGGGCTGAAACTTGTGACAAGTTGCATGACCCG GTTCGAATTGCCATGGTCGGAAAGTATACAAGCCTTACAGATGCCTACCTTTCAGTACAAAAG GCTCTTGTGCATGCTTCTGTTGCTCGTGGCAAAAAACTTTTCGTGGATTGGGTTTCGGCTGAAGACCTTGAAGAAGCAACCGCAAAAGAG AAACCTGATGCCTATAAAGCTGCATGGAAGTTATTGAAG GATGCAGATGGTATGCTTGTTCCCGGAGGGTTTGGTGACAGAGGAGTGGAAGGGAAAATTCTTGCTGCAAAATACGCCCGGGAAAAGAGAATTCCATTCCTTGGCATTTGTCTGGGAATGCAGATTGCTGTGATTGAGGTTGCGCGATCTGTTCTCGGTCTGAAAGATGCTCATAGCACAGAATTTGATCCTGACACTAAAAACCCCTGTGTTATATTCATGCCTGAG GGCTCGAAAACACATATGGGAGGCACGATGCGTGTTGGATCCAGGAGAACCTATTTTCAGTCTACAGACTGCAAATCAGCTAAACT ATATGGAAACAAACGCTTCATTGATGAGAGACATCGGCACAGATATGAG GTGAATCCTGAAATGGTAGCACGCCTCGAAAATTCCGGCCTCTCTTTTACCGGCAAGGATGAAACTGGCCAACGCATGGAG ATTGTTGAGCTGCGTAATCATCCATATTTCATCGGTGTCCAGTTCCATCCTGAATTTAAATCAAGACCAGGAAAACCTTCTGCTCTATTCTTAG GGCTTATAGCTGCAGCATGTGGGCAGTTGGACAATCTCTTTCAGGGCTCCGAGAGCAAAAGAAACGTCCCAAATGTAGCTGCCAATGACATGTTGTCCCAAAGGAATATTGTCCCAAATGGAGCAAGCAATGACATGTTGTCCCAAAGGACCACTGTTCCAAACGCAGCAAGCAATCATGTGTTCCAAGCAGCATGCGGGAGGAATATCCCAAAAGGAGCAGCAAAAGCATACCAAAACGGAGCTGTAACGAAGTTTGCCAATCGAGCACAAGACGGTGCATACAGCattttcaaaggaatgcaattGTGA